From Camelina sativa cultivar DH55 chromosome 7, Cs, whole genome shotgun sequence, one genomic window encodes:
- the LOC104703911 gene encoding homeobox protein knotted-1-like 7: MQEAALGMIGATVGGDGDAAAMAEQNRQMKGEIATHPMYEQLLAAHVACLRVATPIDQLPIIEAQLSQSHHPLRSYASTAVGYSHHHRHELDNFLAQYVMVLCSFKEQLQQHVRVHAVEAVMACREIENNLHSLTGATLGEGSGATMSEDEDDLQMDFSSDNSGVDFSGGHDMTGFGPLLPTESERSLMERVRQELKLELKQGFKSRIEDVREEIMRKRRAGKLPGDTTTVLKNWWQQHCKWPYPTEDDKAKLVEETGLQLKQINNWFINQRKRNWHNNSHSLTSLKSKRKH; the protein is encoded by the exons ATGCAAGAAGCGGCGCTAGGTATGATCGGAGCCACCGTAGGCGGAGATGGAGACGCCGCGGCCATGGCGGAGCAGAATAGACAGATGAAAGGTGAGATAGCTACACATCCGATGTATGAACAATTATTAGCCGCACACGTGGCGTGTCTCAGAGTAGCTACTCCGATCGATCAGCTTCCGATCATTGAAGCTCAGCTTTCTCAATCTCATCATCCTCTCCGTTCTTATGCTTCCACCGCCGTTGGATACTCACATCATCATCGTCACGAGCTCGACAATTTCTTG GCACAATATGTAATGGTGTTGTGTAGCTTCAAAGAACAGCTGCAACAGCACGTGAGGGTTCATGCCGTCGAAGCTGTTATGGCTTGCCGTGAAATTGAGAACAACCTTCACTCTCTTACAG GAGCAACGTTAGGAGAAGGGTCTGGTGCGACGATGTCAGAGGACGAGGACGATCTTCAGATGGACTTCTCGTCGGATAACTCGGGCGTTGATTTTAGCGGTGGTCACGATATGACGGGATTTGGTCCGTTGCTACCGACTGAATCGGAAAGATCTCTTATGGAAAGAGTGAGACAAGAACTTAAACTCGAACTCAAACAG GGTTTCAAATCGAGAATCGAAGATGTAAGAGAAGAGATAATGAGGAAAAGAAGGGCTGGGAAACTGCCAGGAGACACAACCACTGTCTTGAAAAACTGGTGGCAACAACATTGCAAGTGGCCTTACCCTACT GAAGATGACAAGGCTAAATTGGTGGAGGAGACAGGGCTCCAGTTGAAGCAAATCAACAATTGGT
- the LOC104703910 gene encoding uncharacterized protein LOC104703910 isoform X2 produces the protein MIDSSSTLLLLIFSPQHSNVNNSTNIENGNNVSSSYQISLLLADAKEPSTVDFGNVSGPSTVERTFLDKPMCATFELDGKVTFAGEVKPFVCAIKTNGHFGLVVKDDPKSNGGGEKEMKKEKIGRWRKVVGGLVGSVTVGVVLLGMVVAAAVVTAKKRRRSAKREEMERKAYEEEALRVVSMVGHSRAFVASATRTSPGYMEHECVPN, from the exons ATGATCGACTCTTCCTctacacttcttcttctcatcttctcaCCACAACACTCAAACGTGAATAACTCCACCAATATCGAAAATG GGAATAATGTGAGCAGCTCGTATCAGATAAGTCTCCTCCTAGCCGATGCTAAAGAACCGTCCACGGTTGATTTCGGGAACGTATCTGGACCGTCGACGGTAGAGAGAACGTTTTTGGACAAGCCAATGTGCGCTACTTTCGAGCTCGACGGTAAAGTAACGTTTGCCGGAGAAGTGAAGCCGTTTGTGTGCGCCATTAAAACCAACGGACATTTTGGTTTAGTGGTGAAAGATGATCCAAAATCGAACggtgggggagagaaagagatgaagaaggagaagattggACGGTGGAGAAAGGTTGTTGGTGGGCTTGTTGGGTCTGTGACGGTGGGGGTGGTGCTTTTAGGGATGGTGGTGGCAGCGGCGGTGGTGACGgcgaagaagaggaggagaagcgcAAAAAGGGAAGAAATGGAGAGAAAAGcttatgaagaagaagctcttagAGTAGTGTCAATGGTGGGGCATTCTAGGGCTTTTGTTGCTTCTGCTACAAGGACTTCTCCGGGTTACATGGAACATGAATGTGTgcctaattaa
- the LOC104703910 gene encoding uncharacterized protein LOC104703910 isoform X1 has protein sequence MATRTLYFPFLQLIIIVLFLFLPSHLECSTSTTTTIQEALNESSRLLDLILRDYTLNFFKNQHYSIKTGVNQRVHLPSNYSDIKLDAVRFRCGSLRRYGAQIEEFHIGVGAILEPCGERLLVVRQSLGSNWSDIYYKNYDLSGYRLVSPVLGLLAYNALNDVVLGNNVSSSYQISLLLADAKEPSTVDFGNVSGPSTVERTFLDKPMCATFELDGKVTFAGEVKPFVCAIKTNGHFGLVVKDDPKSNGGGEKEMKKEKIGRWRKVVGGLVGSVTVGVVLLGMVVAAAVVTAKKRRRSAKREEMERKAYEEEALRVVSMVGHSRAFVASATRTSPGYMEHECVPN, from the coding sequence ATGGCAACAAGAACACTCTATTTTCCCTTTCTTCAACTAATAATAATCGTATTATTCCTATTCCTTCCCTCTCATCTCGAGTGTTCgacttctactactactactattcaAGAAGCTCTCAACGAATCCTCAAGGCTTCTCGATCTCATCCTAAGAGACTACACTCTCAACTTCTTCAAGAACCAACATTACTCGATCAAGACCGGCGTTAACCAACGTGTTCATCTCCCATCTAACTACTCCGACATAAAACTTGACGCAGTTAGGTTCCGATGTGGGAGTCTCCGGCGATACGGAGCTCAAATTGAAGAGTTTCATATTGGCGTTGGAGCAATTCTTGAGCCGTGCGGTGAACGTCTTTTGGTTGTGAGACAAAGCTTGGGATCAAACTGGTctgatatatattacaaaaactaTGATCTCTCTGGTTATAGACTCGTGTCTCCGGTTCTAGGGCTCTTAGCTTATAACGCTTTAAACGACGTTGTTTTAGGGAATAATGTGAGCAGCTCGTATCAGATAAGTCTCCTCCTAGCCGATGCTAAAGAACCGTCCACGGTTGATTTCGGGAACGTATCTGGACCGTCGACGGTAGAGAGAACGTTTTTGGACAAGCCAATGTGCGCTACTTTCGAGCTCGACGGTAAAGTAACGTTTGCCGGAGAAGTGAAGCCGTTTGTGTGCGCCATTAAAACCAACGGACATTTTGGTTTAGTGGTGAAAGATGATCCAAAATCGAACggtgggggagagaaagagatgaagaaggagaagattggACGGTGGAGAAAGGTTGTTGGTGGGCTTGTTGGGTCTGTGACGGTGGGGGTGGTGCTTTTAGGGATGGTGGTGGCAGCGGCGGTGGTGACGgcgaagaagaggaggagaagcgcAAAAAGGGAAGAAATGGAGAGAAAAGcttatgaagaagaagctcttagAGTAGTGTCAATGGTGGGGCATTCTAGGGCTTTTGTTGCTTCTGCTACAAGGACTTCTCCGGGTTACATGGAACATGAATGTGTgcctaattaa